A single region of the Vicia villosa cultivar HV-30 ecotype Madison, WI linkage group LG4, Vvil1.0, whole genome shotgun sequence genome encodes:
- the LOC131600059 gene encoding uncharacterized CRM domain-containing protein At3g25440, chloroplastic yields MAWRVFTSPLLNKFHLYNNNLTPFFLFHKTRYLHCCSLNYVMCKVYGHQHDFKLPSTLGCQTFHSSPFLKFNHKVVDELQDSPNSPTANGANSDVKVMRKKLKGKRAVVRWLKFFRFKKKKEFLRMTTEERILYKLLRARKKEEKLREALKKIEPTESSETTHDPEILTPEEHFFFLKMGLKSKNYVPVGRRGIYQGVILNMHLHWKKHQTLQVVVKTFSAEEVREIATELARLTGGIVLDIHEDDTIIMYRGKNYSQPPTEIMSPRVTLSRKKALDKSKYRDGLRAVRRYIPKLEQELEILRAQLKSTGESNIEATEGIQISDKASVEPSSVSNSQSEKFDKIGAMFNDNNGCSEDEEDLDSDLDSYSDKLSDIFQTDSDTENLVKEEKPLYLDEFNNFPEQSDGDTDDFEEHLQQISFNSKNMEKDADLPKFDEVDRIFLRAASFLKKKKK; encoded by the exons ATGGCGTGGAGGGTTTTTACATCACCGCTTCTCAACAAATTTCACTTGTACAATAACAATCTCACTCCCTTCTTCTTATTTCACAAAACAAGGTACTTACACTGTTGTAGCTTGAATTATGTAATGTGCAAGGTTTATGGCCATCAACATGATTTCAAACTTCCTTCTACACTAGGCTGCCAAACCTTTCATTCATCTCCATTTTTAAAGTTCAATCATAAGGTTGTAGACGAACTTCAGGATTCTCCAAATTCCCCAACTGCTAATGGTGCTAATAGTGATGTGAAAGTAATGAGGAAAAAACTCAAGGGGAAAAGAGCTGTTGTAAGATGGCTTAAGTTCTTTAGgtttaagaagaagaaagagtttCTAAGGATGACTACAGAGGAAAGAATTTTATACAAGCTATTAAGG GCtcgaaaaaaagaagagaaactcCGCGAAGCTTTGAAGAAGATTGAGCCTACAGAATCATCAGAAACAACCCATGACCCTGAGATATTGACACCAGAAGAGCACTTTTTCTTCTTAAAAATGGGTCTGAAAAGCAAAAATTACGTGCCAGTTGGTAGAAGGGGAATTTACCAAGGTGTAATTTTGAACATGCATCTACATTGGAAAAAACATCAAACTTTGCAAGTGGTGGTGAAGACATTTTCAGCAGAGGAGGTTAGGGAGATTGCCACTGAGCTGGCAAGATTAACTGGAGGCATAGTGCTTGACATTCATGAAGATGACACAATAATAATGTACAGAGGGAAAAATTACTCTCAACCGCCAACAGAGATAATGTCTCCGCGAGTCACTCTCTCAAGAAAGAAG GCATTGGATAAGTCAAAATATAGGGATGGCCTCCGAGCTGTGAGGAGATATATTCCCAAACTTGAGCAAGAGCTTGAAATTCTTCGAGCACAACTTAAAAGCACAGGTGAAAGTAACATAGAAGCAACAGAGGGAATTCAAATAAGTGACAAAGCGAGTGTTGAACCAAGCAGTGTTTCAAATTCCCAATCAGAGAAATTCGATAAAATTGGTGCTATGTTTAATGATAACAATGGTTgctcagaggatgaagaagatcTGGACTCTGATTTGGATTCATATTCTGATAAATTATCAGACATCTTTCAGACAGATTCAGATACAGAGAATTTGGTAAAGGAGGAGAAGCCTCTTTATTTGGATGAATTTAATAATTTTCCTGAGCAAAGTGATGGAGACACCGATGATTTTGAGGAGCATCTGCAACAAATATCATTCAACTCCAAAAATATGGAAAAGGATGCTGACTTGCCTAAGTTTGACGAAGTTGACCGGATTTTCCTGCGTGCTGCatcatttttaaagaaaaagaaaaaatga
- the LOC131595663 gene encoding uncharacterized protein LOC131595663 isoform X1 → MDSNSQSPPLGDSDTKNVFRKPSGEAANRNYRRRSPIDGSSSPDGSPRREHSSSPYPSREDSGRASHHHSRKPDGREQDRKYGRNQYGRSSDSLRHSDRQSFRSSYGNSRHDKYADEDRKHERLSSRSARESRGDHMRQDSDSRSKDYGRSMDKYSREKYERSGSGKRCVEYDEVEKERRTRDGNGRDERKDSQRSSGDHKSDRAVSYSESRSQKDDIEISKNKDQNSRKVGGVFGIEDKESFGKKQKLFGADKDDNSGKDADERKTSRTKLSHESKPYVGAAKTSGFDSGNDIDAAKVAAMRAAELVNKNLVGPNCLTTDQKKKLLWGSKKSTPTEESGHRWDMAMFDRERQEKFNKLMGVKGEAKVEQSSDNQNDNDALRAEKQKELQLDLEKQYTAGLRRRDGRTVGLGL, encoded by the exons ATGGATTCAAACTCACAGTCTCCGCCGCTTGGCGATTCGGACACCAAAAATGTATTTCGCAAGCCGTCTGGGGAGGCAGCTAATAGGAATTATCGGCGTCGATCACCTATTGACGGGTCATCGTCACCTGATG GTAGTCCCAGGCGAGAACACAGCTCAAGTCCATATCCATCAAGGGAAGATTCTGGGAGAGCCTCTCACCATCATTCAAGGAAGCCTGACGGAAGGGAACAAGACCGAAAATACGGCAGAAATCAGTATGGAAGAAGCAGTGATTCTCTTAGACATTCTGACAGACAGTCATTCCGGAGCTCCTATGGTAACTCAAGACATGACAAGTATGCAGATGAGGATAGAAAACATGAAAGGTTATCATCTCGTTCTGCACGTGAGTCAAGGGGAGATCATATGAGACAAGATAGTGATAGCAGGTCAAAAGACTATGGGCGTAGTATGGATAAGTATTCACGTGAAAAATATGAAAG GTCTGGATCTGGCAAGAGGTGTGTGGAATATGATGAGGTGGAGAAGGAAAGGCGTACAAGGGACGGAAATGGTCGAGATGAAAGAAAGGATTCTCAAAGAAGTTCTGGAGATCACAAAAGTGACCGTGCTGTTTCCTATTCAGAATCTAGGAGCCAAAAAGATGACATTGAGATTAGTAAAAACAAGGACCAAAACTCTAGAAAGGTAGGCGGGGTGTTTGGTATTGAAGATAAAGAATCTTTTGGGAAGAAACAGAAGTTGTTTGGTGCTGACAAGGATGACAATTCTGGAAAAGATG CAGATGAAAGGAAGACTTCAAGGACAAAGCTTTCTCATGAGAGCAAGCCATATGTAGGGGCTGCTAAGACCAGTGGTTTTGATAGTGGCAATGATATAGATGCTGCAAAAGTGGCAGCCATGAGAGCTGCTGAATTAG TCAACAAGAACTTAGTAGGGCCTAATTGCTTGACTACGGACCAAAAGAAGAAACTGTTGTGGGGAAGCAAGAAGAGTACACCCACCGAAGAG TCTGGCCACCGCTGGGATATGGCAATGTTTGATCGCGAGCGACAGGAAAAATTCAACAAACTCATG GGTGTGAAAGGAGAAGCCAAAGTGGAGCAAAGCTCCGACAATCAAAATGACAACGACGCACTCCGAGCTGAGAAGCAGAAGGAACTCCAGCTGGATCTTGAGAAACAGTACACTGCAGGTCTCCGGCGAAGAGATGGCCGTACGGTTGGATTAGGTCTTTAA
- the LOC131595663 gene encoding uncharacterized protein LOC131595663 isoform X2 has protein sequence MDSNSQSPPLGDSDTKNVFRKPSGEAANRNYRRRSPIDGSSSPDGSPRREHSSSPYPSREDSGRASHHHSRKPDGREQDRKYGRNQYGRSSDSLRHSDRQSFRSSYGNSRHDKYADEDRKHERLSSRSARESRGDHMRQDSDSRSKDYGRSMDKYSREKYERSGSGKRCVEYDEVEKERRTRDGNGRDERKDSQRSSGDHKSDRAVSYSESRSQKDDIEISKNKDQNSRKVGGVFGIEDKESFGKKQKLFGADKDDNSGKDDERKTSRTKLSHESKPYVGAAKTSGFDSGNDIDAAKVAAMRAAELVNKNLVGPNCLTTDQKKKLLWGSKKSTPTEESGHRWDMAMFDRERQEKFNKLMGVKGEAKVEQSSDNQNDNDALRAEKQKELQLDLEKQYTAGLRRRDGRTVGLGL, from the exons ATGGATTCAAACTCACAGTCTCCGCCGCTTGGCGATTCGGACACCAAAAATGTATTTCGCAAGCCGTCTGGGGAGGCAGCTAATAGGAATTATCGGCGTCGATCACCTATTGACGGGTCATCGTCACCTGATG GTAGTCCCAGGCGAGAACACAGCTCAAGTCCATATCCATCAAGGGAAGATTCTGGGAGAGCCTCTCACCATCATTCAAGGAAGCCTGACGGAAGGGAACAAGACCGAAAATACGGCAGAAATCAGTATGGAAGAAGCAGTGATTCTCTTAGACATTCTGACAGACAGTCATTCCGGAGCTCCTATGGTAACTCAAGACATGACAAGTATGCAGATGAGGATAGAAAACATGAAAGGTTATCATCTCGTTCTGCACGTGAGTCAAGGGGAGATCATATGAGACAAGATAGTGATAGCAGGTCAAAAGACTATGGGCGTAGTATGGATAAGTATTCACGTGAAAAATATGAAAG GTCTGGATCTGGCAAGAGGTGTGTGGAATATGATGAGGTGGAGAAGGAAAGGCGTACAAGGGACGGAAATGGTCGAGATGAAAGAAAGGATTCTCAAAGAAGTTCTGGAGATCACAAAAGTGACCGTGCTGTTTCCTATTCAGAATCTAGGAGCCAAAAAGATGACATTGAGATTAGTAAAAACAAGGACCAAAACTCTAGAAAGGTAGGCGGGGTGTTTGGTATTGAAGATAAAGAATCTTTTGGGAAGAAACAGAAGTTGTTTGGTGCTGACAAGGATGACAATTCTGGAAAAGATG ATGAAAGGAAGACTTCAAGGACAAAGCTTTCTCATGAGAGCAAGCCATATGTAGGGGCTGCTAAGACCAGTGGTTTTGATAGTGGCAATGATATAGATGCTGCAAAAGTGGCAGCCATGAGAGCTGCTGAATTAG TCAACAAGAACTTAGTAGGGCCTAATTGCTTGACTACGGACCAAAAGAAGAAACTGTTGTGGGGAAGCAAGAAGAGTACACCCACCGAAGAG TCTGGCCACCGCTGGGATATGGCAATGTTTGATCGCGAGCGACAGGAAAAATTCAACAAACTCATG GGTGTGAAAGGAGAAGCCAAAGTGGAGCAAAGCTCCGACAATCAAAATGACAACGACGCACTCCGAGCTGAGAAGCAGAAGGAACTCCAGCTGGATCTTGAGAAACAGTACACTGCAGGTCTCCGGCGAAGAGATGGCCGTACGGTTGGATTAGGTCTTTAA
- the LOC131595663 gene encoding uncharacterized protein LOC131595663 isoform X3, protein MDSNSQSPPLGDSDTKNVFRKPSGEAANRNYRRRSPIDGSSSPDGSPRREHSSSPYPSREDSGRASHHHSRKPDGREQDRKYGRNQYGRSSDSLRHSDRQSFRSSYGNSRHDKYADEDRKHERLSSRSARESRGDHMRQDSDSRSKDYGRSMDKYSREKYERSGSGKRCVEYDEVEKERRTRDGNGRDERKDSQRSSGDHKSDRAVSYSESRSQKDDIEISKNKDQNSRKVGGVFGIEDKESFGKKQKLFGADKDDNSGKDADERKTSRTKLSHESKPYVGAAKTSGFDSGNDIDAAKVAAMRAAELVNKNLVGPNCLTTDQKKKLLWGSKKSTPTEESGHRWDMAMFDRERQEKFNKLMVVLVPMANCRV, encoded by the exons ATGGATTCAAACTCACAGTCTCCGCCGCTTGGCGATTCGGACACCAAAAATGTATTTCGCAAGCCGTCTGGGGAGGCAGCTAATAGGAATTATCGGCGTCGATCACCTATTGACGGGTCATCGTCACCTGATG GTAGTCCCAGGCGAGAACACAGCTCAAGTCCATATCCATCAAGGGAAGATTCTGGGAGAGCCTCTCACCATCATTCAAGGAAGCCTGACGGAAGGGAACAAGACCGAAAATACGGCAGAAATCAGTATGGAAGAAGCAGTGATTCTCTTAGACATTCTGACAGACAGTCATTCCGGAGCTCCTATGGTAACTCAAGACATGACAAGTATGCAGATGAGGATAGAAAACATGAAAGGTTATCATCTCGTTCTGCACGTGAGTCAAGGGGAGATCATATGAGACAAGATAGTGATAGCAGGTCAAAAGACTATGGGCGTAGTATGGATAAGTATTCACGTGAAAAATATGAAAG GTCTGGATCTGGCAAGAGGTGTGTGGAATATGATGAGGTGGAGAAGGAAAGGCGTACAAGGGACGGAAATGGTCGAGATGAAAGAAAGGATTCTCAAAGAAGTTCTGGAGATCACAAAAGTGACCGTGCTGTTTCCTATTCAGAATCTAGGAGCCAAAAAGATGACATTGAGATTAGTAAAAACAAGGACCAAAACTCTAGAAAGGTAGGCGGGGTGTTTGGTATTGAAGATAAAGAATCTTTTGGGAAGAAACAGAAGTTGTTTGGTGCTGACAAGGATGACAATTCTGGAAAAGATG CAGATGAAAGGAAGACTTCAAGGACAAAGCTTTCTCATGAGAGCAAGCCATATGTAGGGGCTGCTAAGACCAGTGGTTTTGATAGTGGCAATGATATAGATGCTGCAAAAGTGGCAGCCATGAGAGCTGCTGAATTAG TCAACAAGAACTTAGTAGGGCCTAATTGCTTGACTACGGACCAAAAGAAGAAACTGTTGTGGGGAAGCAAGAAGAGTACACCCACCGAAGAG TCTGGCCACCGCTGGGATATGGCAATGTTTGATCGCGAGCGACAGGAAAAATTCAACAAACTCATG GTTGTACTCGTGCCTATGGCAAATTGTAGGGTGTGA
- the LOC131595663 gene encoding uncharacterized protein LOC131595663 isoform X4: MDSNSQSPPLGDSDTKNVFRKPSGEAANRNYRRRSPIDGSSSPDGSPRREHSSSPYPSREDSGRASHHHSRKPDGREQDRKYGRNQYGRSSDSLRHSDRQSFRSSYGNSRHDKYADEDRKHERLSSRSARESRGDHMRQDSDSRSKDYGRSMDKYSREKYERSGSGKRCVEYDEVEKERRTRDGNGRDERKDSQRSSGDHKSDRAVSYSESRSQKDDIEISKNKDQNSRKVGGVFGIEDKESFGKKQKLFGADKDDNSGKDADERKTSRTKLSHESKPYVGAAKTSGFDSGNDIDAAKVAAMRAAELVNKNLVGPNCLTTDQKKKLLWGSKKSTPTEESGHRWDMAMFDRERQEKFNKLMVSFD, translated from the exons ATGGATTCAAACTCACAGTCTCCGCCGCTTGGCGATTCGGACACCAAAAATGTATTTCGCAAGCCGTCTGGGGAGGCAGCTAATAGGAATTATCGGCGTCGATCACCTATTGACGGGTCATCGTCACCTGATG GTAGTCCCAGGCGAGAACACAGCTCAAGTCCATATCCATCAAGGGAAGATTCTGGGAGAGCCTCTCACCATCATTCAAGGAAGCCTGACGGAAGGGAACAAGACCGAAAATACGGCAGAAATCAGTATGGAAGAAGCAGTGATTCTCTTAGACATTCTGACAGACAGTCATTCCGGAGCTCCTATGGTAACTCAAGACATGACAAGTATGCAGATGAGGATAGAAAACATGAAAGGTTATCATCTCGTTCTGCACGTGAGTCAAGGGGAGATCATATGAGACAAGATAGTGATAGCAGGTCAAAAGACTATGGGCGTAGTATGGATAAGTATTCACGTGAAAAATATGAAAG GTCTGGATCTGGCAAGAGGTGTGTGGAATATGATGAGGTGGAGAAGGAAAGGCGTACAAGGGACGGAAATGGTCGAGATGAAAGAAAGGATTCTCAAAGAAGTTCTGGAGATCACAAAAGTGACCGTGCTGTTTCCTATTCAGAATCTAGGAGCCAAAAAGATGACATTGAGATTAGTAAAAACAAGGACCAAAACTCTAGAAAGGTAGGCGGGGTGTTTGGTATTGAAGATAAAGAATCTTTTGGGAAGAAACAGAAGTTGTTTGGTGCTGACAAGGATGACAATTCTGGAAAAGATG CAGATGAAAGGAAGACTTCAAGGACAAAGCTTTCTCATGAGAGCAAGCCATATGTAGGGGCTGCTAAGACCAGTGGTTTTGATAGTGGCAATGATATAGATGCTGCAAAAGTGGCAGCCATGAGAGCTGCTGAATTAG TCAACAAGAACTTAGTAGGGCCTAATTGCTTGACTACGGACCAAAAGAAGAAACTGTTGTGGGGAAGCAAGAAGAGTACACCCACCGAAGAG TCTGGCCACCGCTGGGATATGGCAATGTTTGATCGCGAGCGACAGGAAAAATTCAACAAACTCATGGTAAGTTTTGATTGA
- the LOC131595662 gene encoding protein kinase and PP2C-like domain-containing protein yields the protein MVISIVEPNTCIRGCCTSSSIPLHLPPSSYSLLSPIARGAESVVYEGTLNGDKVAIKKPVLALSQHINDFHKQLQLLCKLDHPGIATLIAAHAKPPNYMFFFKLYESSNLGHKLHVEEWVPTVNDALMITTQLAKALQYLHNLGILHRDVKPANILLDINLCPRLTDFGLAEYKSDIKGVSLENWKSSGKPTGGFHKKNMVGTLIYMAPEILRKELHTEKSDVYSFGISINELLTGVVPYTDLRAEAQAHTVLEMNYTEQQLTAAVVSDGLRPVLASEELGIPSRLISMIQKCWDANPKSRPSFDDIVKELDFIMEQQKVKKVEDMHIRPYNLHVDHPVDKTYQESINWSTQGELLVRNASSATDPCFRTWESYDEPLAYRPILSWGSYATCGRREAMEDTHFILPHLCNEKDVYAFGIFDGHRGAAAAEFSSKAVPAILQTLSFTDSPANTLVEAFVRTDTAFRKELDSYRKSNRCIQKDMHPGCTAIAAIVSGNKLFVANSGDCRAILCCAGNPTALSKDHVASCLQERERVIRHGGQVHWQVDTWRVGLPALQVTRSIGDDDLKPAVTAEPEITEHTLCAEDEFLVMASDGLWDVMSSLDVISIITDTVKEAGMCSKRLATEAVERGSKDNITVIVVFLRPVSTAERIY from the exons ATGGTGATATCGATTGTGGAGCCTAACACTTGCATCAGGGGCTGCTGCACCAGTTCCTCTATCCCCCTCCATCTCCCTCCTTCCTCTTACTCTCTTCTCTCCCCTATTGCCAGAG GAGCTGAGAGTGTTGTCTATGAAGGCACTTTGAATGGAGACAAGGTTGCTATCAAGAAACCCGTTTTGGCACTTTCTCAACACATCAATGACTTTCATAAACAATTGCAATTGCTAtg CAAGCTAGATCACCCGGGAATAGCTACACTAATTGCTGCCCATGCAAAACCACCCAATTATATGTTTTTCTTCAAATTATATGAATCTTCCAATCTTGGCCACAAGTTACATGTCGAAGAATGGGTTCCTACCGTCAATGACGCGCTTATGATCACAACGCAGTTAG CAAAGGCCTTGCAATATCTGCATAATCTCGGGATTCTTCATAGAGATGTGAAACCAGCAAATATTCTT CTTGACATAAATCTTTGTCCACGCCTCACCGATTTTGGTTTGGCAGAATACAAGAGTGATATTAAAGGAGTTTCTCTTGAGAATTGGAAATCTTCTGGAAAACCTACAGGTGGTTTCCACAAAAAGAATATGGTTGGGACACTTATTTACATGGCACCCGAAATATTAAGAAAGGAGCTACACACAGAAAAGTCAGATGTATACAGTTTTGGGATATCAATCAA TGAACTCCTTACTGGTGTTGTGCCATATACTGATCTTCGTGCAGAAGCACAG GCTCACACAGTACTTGAGATGAACTATACTGAACAACAACTAACAGCAGCAGTTGTTTCTGATGGATTACGACCAGTCCTTGCTAGCGAAGAGTTGGGTATACCATCGAGATTAATATCGATGATACAGAAGTGCTGGGATGCTAATCCTAAAAGCAGACCTTCCTTTGATGATATTGTGAAGGAGCTTGATTTTATCATGGAACAACAGAAGGTAAAGAAGGTGGAAGATATGCATATTAGGCCTTATAACTTGCATGTTGACCATCCCGTGGACAAGACTTATCAAGAGAGTATTAACTGGTCTACTCAAGGTGAACTTTTGGTCAGAAATGCCTCTAGTGCAACTGATCCTTGTTTCAGAACGTGGGAGTCTTATGACGAGCCTTTAGCATACCGTCCAATATTGTCTTGGGGATCTTATGCTACCTGTGGGAGAAGGGAGGCTATGGAAGACACACATTTCATTCTGCCCCATCTTTGCAATGAAAAGGATGTCTATGCTTTTGGCATCTTTGATGGCCACAGAG GCGCAGCAGCTGCCGAGTTTTCTTCTAAGGCTGTACCAGCAATTTTGCAAACTTTAAGTTTTACAGACAG TCCTGCTAATACACTAGTGGAAGCCTTCGTTAGAACAGATACTGCCTTCAGAAAAGAGCTTGATTCCTATCGCAAATCCAACAGATGTATCCAGAAGGATATGCATCCTGGTTGTACAGCAATTGCTGCTATTGTAAGTGGCAACAAGCTGTTTGTTGCTAATAGTGGTGATTGCCGGGCAATCTTATGTTGTGCTGGTAATCCCACTGCTCTAAGTAAG GATCATGTTGCAAGCTGTCTTCAAGAGAGAGAGCGTGTTATTCGTCACGGGGGCCAAGTACATTGGCAAGTTGATACCTGGAGGGTTGGTCTTCCTGCGCTTCAG GTTACTCGTTCTATCGGCGACGATGATCTGAAGCCTGCTGTAACTGCAGAACCTGAGATAACTGAGCACACCTTATGTGCTGAGGATGAGTTTCTG GTGATGGCTAGCGATGGTCTGTGGGATGTGATGAGCAGTTTGGATGTGATAAGTATAATAACAGACACAGTTAAAGAGGCTGGCATGTGTTCTAAGAGGTTGGCTACTGAAGCTGTCGAACGTGGCAGCAAAGATAACATTACAGTTATTGTAGTTTTTTTACGACCTGTATCTACAGCTGAGAGAATTTATTAG